A DNA window from Peromyscus leucopus breed LL Stock chromosome 3, UCI_PerLeu_2.1, whole genome shotgun sequence contains the following coding sequences:
- the LOC114697985 gene encoding olfactory receptor 6B1 gives MDLENQTRVTEFILVGFPGSLSMRAAVFLMFLVAYILTVAENVIIILLVQQNRPLHKPMYFFLANLSFLETWYISVTVPKLLFSFWSISNSISFTHCMIQLYFFIALMCTECVLLAAMAYDRYVAICRPLHYPTIMSHGLCFRLALGSWVIGFGISLAKIYFISRLSFCGPNVINHFFCDISPVLNLSCTDMSIAELVDFVLALVIFLFPLSITALSYGCILATVLRMPTGKQKALSTCASHFVVVTIFYSATIFMYARPRAIHAFNMNKVISIFYAIVTPALNPFIYCLRNREVKEALKKLIYCQAVRSD, from the coding sequence ATGGATTTGGAGAACCAGACACGGGTCACCGAGTTCATCCTGGTAGGATTTCCTGGGAGTTTGAGCATGCGAGCAGCCGTGTTCCTGATGTTTCTTGTGGCCTATATTCTGACCGTAGCTGAAAATGTAATCATCATCCTACTGGTGCAGCAGAACCGACCACTGCACAAGCCTATGTACTTCTTCCTGGCCAACCTGTCTTTTTTGGAGACCTGGTACATCTCTGTGACTGTGCCCAAGCTGCTGTTCAGCTTCTGGTCCATAAGTAACAGCATCTCCTTCACCCACTGTATGATACAGCTTTACTTCTTCATTGCACTTATGTGTACGGAATGTGTTCTCCTGGctgccatggcctatgaccgttATGTGGCCATCTGCCGCCCGCTGCACTACCCCACCATCATGAGCCATGGGCTCTGTTTCCGCCTGGCTCTTGGTTCCTGGGTCATCGGCTTTGGCATCTCTTTGGCAAAGATCTACTTCATCTCTCGCCTCAGCTTCTGTGGTCCCAATGTCATCAACCACTTCTTCTGTGACATCTCTCCAGTACTTAATCTCTCCTGCACAGACATGTCTATTGCCGAGTTGGTGGACTTCGTCTTGGCTCTGgtcatcttcctcttcccactGTCAATCACTGCTTTATCGTATGGGTGCATTCTGGCCACCGTGCTACGCATGCCAACAGGGAAGCAGAAAGCCCTTTCCACCTGTGCTTCCCACTTCGTGGTGGTCACCATCTTCTACTCCGCCACGATTTTCATGTACGCCCGACCCCGAGCTATTCACGCCTTCAACATGAACAAAGTCATTTCCATCTTCTATGCCATTGTCACCCCAGCCCTCAATCCTTTCATTTACTGCCTCAGGAATCGGGAGGTCAAAGAAGCTCTGAAGAAACTCATCTACTGCCAGGCTGTTAGATCTGACTAG